In Thiovibrio frasassiensis, one DNA window encodes the following:
- a CDS encoding lmo0937 family membrane protein, producing MLRTIAVIMIILWALGLISSHTMGGFIHLLLVIAIVVVLLNIIQGRRRR from the coding sequence ATGTTGCGGACGATTGCGGTGATCATGATAATTCTTTGGGCCCTGGGGTTGATCAGCAGCCACACGATGGGCGGTTTTATTCATCTCCTGCTGGTCATTGCCATTGTTGTTGTGCTGCTCAACATCATCCAGGGTCGGCGTCGCAGGTAA